In the Triplophysa dalaica isolate WHDGS20190420 chromosome 8, ASM1584641v1, whole genome shotgun sequence genome, TTATGAAAAATTTgtgtattcttattattatctTTCAATTGTATATAAGAAAAATTCATTACCTCATTATAAAAGGGAGCGTTCGTTCCTTCCTTCACAGAGGTTTGTTTTTTCTCATCTCCAATTTCAATGACAACACTGGGGTCTATATTATCTCCGACCAGCTGCCTAGCTTCTGTTATATTGATGGAGATCTTGGAAAGAGACAAGATTTTTCTGTGAACTCTTTAATACCAACCATCTCATCATATacattaaagtgacagttcagcccaaaataaaatgtatttcgtCATTCGCTCATCCtttcgtcatttcaaacctgtatggcacaacacaacacaaaaaagatcatttgaagaatgttggtaaccaagcaGCGTCGGCACCCACTCACatctattgtatggagacaaaaccaatgcaagtcaatgggtatcggtaaataacattcttcaaaatatcttcttatgtgttctgcggaagaaaaaaactcaaactggtttaaaataataaaagtgcgagtaaatgatgacagaacatttattttggggtgaactatcactttaacaaaatTGAAGTCAATAAGTATCTGAATAGAATTCAATTCTACCTGAAACTGTTGTGGTTTGCTCTCACTTTCCAATATCTTGGTCACAAGTTTAGACCTTTAATGCATCACAAAAAAGAATGAACATATTCTTgtacatgaacaaacaaaacattttgctcAAAAATTTGAAGAGCAAAACCTTTTAGTATTAGGATTGTGTCGAAAGGAAAAGTCCTCAGGAGCGCTTGCTTCATCATTTTCAGCGTTTGACCCGGCTGGCTCGTCTGGATTAGTTTCAGATTCAGGCTCTGAAAGGTTCAATGTCACAAAGTTTTGGTTGGTGTTTGGTTAGATTCAGTTGAATGTTGCATGACTGAATTGGACTCATTAATCATCTGTGTCAACAAAACCATGCAGTTAATCTCCATAATAAGCTCAACATTTTCACTTACACAACCTCATGTTTGCCTTCACAGTCTTACCTGCAGCGCCTTTGTTTGCGATCACAAGACCCTTGTtgattttccttttctttttcgCTTTTAATCCAAACACTTTTTTGCTgcagtaaataaacaaatagaatAAACTAAAGCGAAATATCAAACCttattaaatacacatttaatctGCATTGCCTGTTTATAGAGGAATGGAGGTTATTTGTCACATATCATtaactggaaaaaaaacaagtgttttttgGTTCCTCAAAGACCCATTCAGCCAAAGGTTCTTAGGAAAAcgatttcttttctttttcttaattttccaccacaaccttttgtgaaacataaaGGTCCTTCGGATGTTAAATGTTCTCAATGGAAACATTCAGCAAAAATGGTTCTTGTACCATTGTAAAGAACCTCCATTCAAAGAGTGTTGGAATCCCCTCTTACCATCTACAACTGCCTGTTAAAAGCAGGAAAATGTGTACAAagttttgtgtgtaaatgttgttttgcaTAAATGCATCTAccttaatatcattttttaatcttGAAATAAAGTGAACATGAAAGGTCAATGACAAGCCAGCAGAAGACTTTCTTACCCTTGGCTATTTTTATCTTGATCCATTCCTTCAGCTGTAATTTACTAAAGAAAATCTGCCAGTATTCCAAAATCCAGGTTAGGAACGGACGgcactggaaaaaaaacacaaaatgagagcAGAGCCTGAGATGTTGTAAATGAATGTGGCTCCTTCCATGCATGTAGACAATTGGTTTACTTCCTACCTGAATCTGTCTGTTTGACTTTCTGTTGACGGACGAGTACTTTACAAACAAGGGTGGAAGACGGCACGTGTTGTCTTGAAGACTCCAATGAACCGTACAACATTTAACACTTCTGATTGGACCAAATAGATGTAAAATAGGTGACACTGACAAATGAAGACGTGCTAACTTTTTCCTCCAATAAAACGTTTAGACGGAAATATTGTGCATAATACCTAGTTTTCAGTGCGTGTTATTGTTATTTCCCTTATCAGAAGCCATAAAATATTTGACACATGGCAATCGAGCGTCTTTAGCTGAACTCTTTTTTTACGTGGTTGTGTACGAGTGATGTCACAGAGAGATAAAAGGTAATGTCCTTGGCTTTAGGATGATGAAAGAGTcagcttttacatttttgttcatgaCAAGAGCCCAAATGTTGCTGTTAAACGAATGAGGCTTTTGTTACAGAGTTTGTTAAAGTTGAAAGTCCTTCTTGGCAAGACACTGTTTGTAGACTTTAAATATGAAAGCAGGATGTGCAAGGATACTCCTCTCTGGTAAATATGCACAGCCCACAATAACTCAAATATTGAACTCTGTATTTGCCATCTCCAGCTGGGATCATATGTGAGGAAAAAAAACTGTCGCACAGGAACGTTTTttgtaaaagccaaaaatacattgttttgctcaaaatgatagatttttctttgatgcccaaaatcattaggctattaagtaaagttcatgttgcatgaaaatatttggtcacacttcagtataggggcaATAATCGCTAATAATAAACCCTTAACTACGATTGTTCtcccaataaactcttaatttgttgcttattaatagttaggaaggtagttgttaggtttaggtattgggtaggataagggatgtagaatatggtcatacagaatatgtgctttataagtactaataaacagccaatttgccaataggcatctaataagtAACTAATTAATAGTGAGAGTTGCCCCTATACTTAAGTgctacaaaatattttgtaaatttcctacccaaaatatataaaaactttatttttgtgagtggatggcctgctacagtgcctatgataaacaacttcaaaggtaattttctcaatattgtgATTTGATGCAGATTCCAGAGTATGAAACGGCTGTATCTTCACATATTGTCATATTTcgtaacaacccatacatcaatagaaagcttatttgttCAGCgttcagatgatgtaaacatctcattttctaaaaacttacccataagactggttttgttgtccagggtcacatattttccTGTAAAAAGCTGAGCATTCAtgataataaacaaatgtataatttaataatacatCATATTGTATTTATGTAACTGATACtatgtaataaatgaaaataaatactttacgATGagggaaaataaagaaaatatttcaaacagacTTCCAAAACATCTAATTGCAGCGTGCATCAGACTTGACTTAAACGACCAGTCATGTTTTTAGGGGCAAAGGTGTGAGtggtaaaatataaaagatCATTGATAGGAGAGTTGTCTGTGATCATATATGTGCATAACCCAGCTTTGATAGGAGCTTTGATACACaagaaaatctgtgaaaatattCTGACTGAATTCATTGATGTATCTGTTGAGACTGGCCAAACCAACTGTGTTAAGTTAATACGGGACAAAACAGAGCACCAATCCATTGTATGAGACATTAATAAGAAAAGTGTTACAATACAAAGTTTCTGAAATTGTTAAAGAAATAGATTTGTGTCTGTAGTGTGATCATTCAACACACTCCTGTCAAGTGTACCGTTAATTCACTGAGCACCAGAATacaattctgtcagcatttacaAACTTGTAAATTGTATGACAAGGTTAATAACAGttgatctgtttttaatgtgagGATCAGGAGTTTTGACAAAAAggttttgaaagatttttgcCGCATTGGCATTGTTAAACAGTATGTTACAAAATGTCTGCAGTGTACTTTTATACCGACATAAAACTAGCACAATTCAAATGATTATTTGGCAgttccttaaaaataaaaatgatacaaatataCAACTAATATTGCAAAACAACACTTTAAGTGATACATCAAATCCCAAGGTGCTAGCAAcgtttacaaaatatttacacttTCAGTCTTCGATCATTCACATCTTCAAGGCTCAGTCAATTTCTGGAacacataagaaaaaaacaaacaaactttttttaatccattttatgtcattttttgcacagCACTATTCAAAAGTCTCTTCAGATCAAAACATATGATTTTACTGAtgacatgacagatttttgaGAGATTGTCGTTGTTTCTTAATTCAGAAAATGGGAAATAGTGCTGTGAGCCCACCTGTTGTGAGGAGGGATTTCAATCAAGCTGGTGGTAAAGAAGGAATTCCTCCACAGGTGTCAAGAGAAGAGTGCATCAACACCTGCAGGAGTCAACACCAACGCCTGAAGCAAATCAGAGAGCGAGATGATGCCCCTCACCACATCCTCTTTGTCCACTAACACCAGACGGTGAACCTGAGAGAAcaggatatactgtatatggacCTCGATTGGGTGAATGTAAAGTAGGTTTTTCTAGGGTCTACTAGAATTATATCATAATACAGCACATATTATTGAAATGTAAGACTGGTATGTACCTCTGCCTCAGCGATGCGATCAATGATGATTTCAAGAGTTTCATGAGGATAACATTTCAGCACACCCTCAATACAGCCACTACAGCTCTGAAGGGCCTCCCGCATTGTCATGTTCAGATTGTTGTAGTTTTTCTGCGCAGCCAAATTCTTTTGTAGAAAAGTAGAACAATCACTTCCATGAATCCACGAATGAAGATAACACTAACATTAGGCTTTGTATTGAAGAATGTAATATATAGGAGGCAAAAGGTGGATATGGACATACGTACAATGACATCAAACCTGGAGTACAGTGCCACTACTTTCcctataaagaataaaaaaaatcagcaagTAACAAGCTTTGTGTCTAAAATTAAGCATGATGTGATTTTTAGGAAAAAAGTAATGGTAGGGACATCGTATGGGCATTTTTTATAGGCTAAATGCCAGACAAAAAACTGCATGTGTGCAACATCTATATTGTTTTCCAGAAATACTTTGTTAAAGGAGTATCAAAAGTATAAATTGACTTTCTTTCACAGAACGTATAAGATGATatgttgaaaaatgaaaactattgtcccccattgacttgcattggttttgtgtccaaacactagaagtcaatggagaccaatggattttggttagcaacatttttctaaatatcttcttttctgttttgcaaaggaaagaaaatcacacgggtttaaaatgataacagggtgagtaaattataacataatttaaattatgaaGGTGAACCATTCATTTAAAAGGAACCTTGGATGTAGagagatgtatggcttaatatattaacaatggcattcagtttataaatgtgaatttaaaaagaaattactCTGAGGCCGCCATTTTTTGTGTCAAAATCCGTGATGTCAAATGGTTGCAACCTAAACCTGTTTTAACGCAACAGCGAAGCACACACGTTTtccatatataatgtaaaatatgagacgtcaaacataagatcagatatataaatacacagggACAGTAGGTGGCGGTATGTCCTCCTGACACAAGTCAGTCTGCCTGCCATAAAAGAAGAATCCGTACCTGTACAAGGTAAACATGCATTAAATCATAGCTTTAAATGACCGTATTTAAGACAGTTAAGACCATTAAATACATCAACATCCACCATTATCATATAGTTTATACATTATGAGAATATACtgataaacacaataataagatGTTTGCGGTTTGGTAATTAAATCTGTAATAAATTATTCTGAGAATGTGTGAATATTAGCCGCGTTCAAAATCTggagaaaatgcatttaataataGCTTAAAACATTGTGTATATGTTCAATTCACAATGATTTTGGTTATTaatatgcatgtttgtattgtttctgaccaccaatgttaaaatgtatgaaaatacaccaaatattttttttaacattatttttatatatatttttatcctACAGCACCTTATATTTACTTAAGGACTTataagtgtgtctgtgtttggtgTGGCTGCCTGTGCGTGCAACCATTTTACGTCATTGACAAATAACATGGCGGCCTCTTTAGGTTAAAATGACTATTACATTTAGGTTTTTcttaagaaattaaaatatttgatgtgtttctAACGACAAATGCTAGTAGTGTATTTCAACATATTAAGTCATATATCTCTTTATACCCTGGGTTCCCTTTACCTCTTAGGGGTTTACAAGCATATAGATTTCAATGCTAAAATTCATGAAGTCCTCAAAAGTTCAATTTTATAAGGGTCTTACCAAGCATAAAAAATGAAACGCATGTTTggctaaaagaaaacaaaagcaaaaagcCATATGCAGTATTACGTACCTTGCTCATTGACGACGGGCAGGGCGGAGACCCGTCGCTCTACAAATATTGATAGAGCATCATAAACAGTTTCCGTCTCCCTGACAGTCGCGATGCTCTTGAAAGTACCGATTTCAACTTCCTCAATCCGCTTCTGTAAGAGCTGTGGCTTTGGGTTCATGGAGCCCTGTGatttacaaaacatatatttggTCAAGATATTGCCACTCTCAACATGAAACTCATTTTGGAGAATAACAGAAGCTCTTACAAAGATGTGCAAGAACTTGAGGATACGTTTGTGGGTCAGTATGTGGAGGACGTTCCCCGATTCTGGATCTATGATGGGCAGGCGATGAATCTTGTGCTTCAGTAAAGAGTAAATGGCTTCAAAGAGGCTGACAACAGGAAACACAACTCTGTCACTggagaaacaagagaaaagcaTAATTCTGCAGAGGTCAGGCTTTACCTGGATTCAGGTGTGATGCTGACCAGGGACCTGAGAGAACACTGCAGATAGACCTCTGAAGGAGGAAACACATAGAGCTACTACTTTAAGTTACTTACAGTATGTtaaaaatcacatatttaacTTCAAACAATAGAAAATCACCTCTCCATGTCTCAATCTTGTGTTCTTCCAGCTCATAGATCTGTACCTGAAACAGACGCCCAATGTAAGCAAAACatcatgtactgtatttatCCAAGTCAATATAGTGAAACattcaacaaacatttttaaataatgaatttcaTACAACACGTCAGTGTTTAGCTTTAGGGAGATGCTGATGTACCGTGTGTTCGAGTGAGTGTAGTGCATGCTAACAactgtaaacatgtttctttataGAAATTCTCTTTAAGCAAACCAGTCATACCATtggtattttgaaaataatgcATTCTGGCAGTGCTTCCCTaccaaattatttaaatgagcaatgtggagattttagcggcgtCTTGCGAtgaggttgagaattgcaacaAATGGCTCACTTCGTCCCTCCCCTCGAATTTCCATGCACTACAGAAGAGGTCAGTTTTTTTCGTCATGCTTCCGCCCACTAAATGTAATTCCGCACCCACCCGCTCCCACTGAAAATGTACTCATGTACAACGGCTATCTGCTTAGAGTGATCTTTGTCCCGACCCGACAGATCCCGCTAAATTTAGATCACGTTTCCAGATCTCACATTTAAGATCTAACATTTAAATTtctacacaacaaacaaaaaatatgctatatgtcattttttatcatcTTGTCAATATACAACATTGttcttacattttaatgtgaatACAGTAGAAAAATGTAAGAgagaaaaattaattaaatacgTTTAATACAATGTCTTTCATTCAAACTAtcatcaaaatatgaataaacgaaACCCGTTGGGTTATAAAGCTACATATATATAGCTAGCGCTTGTGCAAAATGAAATCACTTTTTTAACCAACGATTTAACATCCATGCAAGAAATGTCCTGATGACCGTCTCCCctctaaaaaacacaaacactctaTTTTCTTCCCTAAGGTGCACTCGGCGACCTGCCCACTCTGTCTGGGGGCTGACGCGTGCAAATTAATCTGAAAATGGAGTAAGAACTGGTCCACAGGCGCAGGCGGCGCAACACATGCATAACACAGTCCTCAGATCAGGCTCTCCATGTGGTCAGTTTGAAGGATGTCGGGAGTGGGCACCCGCCCAAAGACCCGTTCACGTCCATAGTCCCAGAGTTTCTGACCGCTACAGTCATTTATCCAAAAAATGTAATCCTTCAGATCTCTACACTACGTTGGCTGACACAAGACCAAAAcgtcatcacgttttcgcttctttcctGATGGAGATAACGTAATTACAATACCCACTCAGTAGAGAAGTTTGTCCCTTTaaggcttctgtagaaacaaaatggtgcATTCCATGCAAGCGGACCCGCGTTGTATGTAgctagaaatagctcattctaaggtaataaaaacataatgattCATAATGTATGGTCTTTAGACACCTCTGAACAGatagttatgaatattatattacatttctgttaataaatccTACAAAATTATGAACACAGGACctttaaaacaagactaaaggGGCATTAAAATGAGCTAGGACAACTATTAATCAAGATCTTTAGGCTTTTGGcacattttattaaagtgatagttcccgcaaaaataaaaatcctgccattatttattcattctaatgtcattcaaaactctTTCTTACGTGCAAAATTTTGAGAAATCGCCTTGTGATTTTttgtccatgcaatggaagtcaatgaagctaatgttgtttggttacccactttcttcaaaatattttcatttgtgttctccagaagtaaaaaaagtaatgcaggtttggaacgacataaGGAGATGTATATCCTTTAAGAATACACATCTGTCTACTTCTGCTAGGCTGTAGAATATGTTACTCCGAGTGTTGAGGGTTGACCTAAAAATATTCAGATCCAGTTCGAGAGATTGTATACCATAGGAGATTTGTAGTAACGATGGAGAATGTTGATAAAGTCTGTAATGGTAAGCATTCCtgcaaagacaaaaacacacacggaGAACATAAGCAAGAGTTGAGCTTCATATTGAATCCATCAACAATTCATAAAGTTTGTCTAAACTCACGAGAGAGTTTGGTGGTTAAATCAGGAGCCTTCACAAATTAGGGAGCGAAATATAAGGCTAACTTGGGACCCAAGCTACCTTTGAGTAGGGGGATATGCTTTCTCTTAAGCATGACTATAACTGCTTCCAAAAATGGTGCAGGGGATCAACACCGTGTCATTTCCCAAGAGACGTGGTGGCCCGGAGGCCACGCTAAAGTTAGAAACTGGCAGCAGTTGAGGGGATGTCTTTATGGGATCAGTCTACAACTACTCGCACACATAAAGCCTATGTGGATATTTAGCGCCTCTGCTGGCATGCTGATGCTGCAGTTTCTTCAAAAGAGAGACAGTGATGCCTGAGTAATAAACCAGgtcattttaaaggggtcatataacACGgctaatacaaataatattgtttgtttcagatgtgatgcaatgtgtatacacgatttaagctttaaaaaacgctgtattttccacatatcgtgcatgtttgAATCTCTTCTTTGcctcgcctctctgaaacgtgcagatgtCTTAGAAAGCtcatctctctgaaaagcgaggtgtgttttgattggccagttaaccagggcgtagtgattggtctaatactgcaagcgtgtgacggaaatgtatctcctcttaccatatttggaacatcaggttcaaacGCAAATGTACTGACAGGTAACCCCACCTTACTTACATacacatttgggcggtcttagtcaactcataccaagaactgacgtagatttgtgggggtgtggttacacgaggcgtttcaggcaggacTGGgtgacattttcttttgtcttttgttccgacactttaatgtttgcaattttaatTTGTcatatacatgcatgggcaacttagaacacaccaagacacagaaaaacacgtattcacgccatatgacccctttaaaacatccgaCCGTTTGACATCACATATCcgaacatttaaacacaaaacatctgAAACCCTCAACGTGAATATGAGATTGGGAAACATCTGTTTTATCGCACTCTGTAAAGTATGTGAACGATGGATGGGTTTATTGGTTAAGATGTTTTAGTGACATTATAAGATGTCAGTAATCTGATGCAGGCTCATAGCTGAGCAACCACACTTTCACCGCCTCAGCAGAACTCGCAGGTTCGCTTACCTACAAAACACTGCAGCTTGTTGTCCCATAAAGGCGCAGCTCTCACACCATTTGCAACCAGTGCAAAAAATGCTTTCTTCACCTGAACAGACACGTTTAAAATGcattcttgattttttttaaataaatgaatctaCAGGATGTGACATAGGTTTGTGATTGACCTGCAGCGTTGTGTCGAAAATGACCAATTTGGAGCTGGTTGGAATGGCATCGTAGCAGCAGTGACTCATGAAAAACTTGGCATACGCATCTGAGTCGGGATCTTGCAGAGGACCTtcagagggagacagagagagagagagggcccTGCTGCATGTGGGTCAGTCAGCAGTAAAGCAGCCCTGCTGCCCTCATATACATCTCACACAATATCCACACCGTCAATCAAAAGTTTAAACGTACCCCAGTAACACTTCACTTTCAAAAAAGCATTTCATCACATGCCTTTACATGAAAtgggttaaagggacagtctACCCAAGAATAGGCACAACATTATCACTGCATCCAAATCCGCACATACGAATCGGGACACAGAGTCAGTCATCCTTTGGTCACCCTTGAATtgtcccaaatctgtataaatttctttgttctgatgaacacagggatttggaaaaatgcttttaaccaaacagttcttggccatcacTGACTACCACAGTGGACAAGTTAAAATGGTAATTTCTactactttcttcaaaatatcttcttttgtgttcatcagaacaaaaaacgTTTATGAGGATTTGGAACActttgagggcgagtaaatgaagatGTTTGAGTCAACTGTCCGTTTAAGGCAGTTCAGATGTTTGACTGGTACATGATCTCATTCAAAAGTAGTTTAACAGATCAGTTGTTTCTCATCgtttagagcagtggttctcaaacgttTTTGTTCCAAGGCCCCCTCTTTGTAGAGTGCATCTCTTTGCggccccccaaaataaaaacataatcttaaacttagaaatTTAATTAAAGCAAAAACGAATTCTGTTATATAATGCTGGAATGTCAATAcatttggttggtggtcttatttttctgatgtttgattgcatacttgttatacatttctatattttatataattccACAAAATCTAAggcccccctggatccatcttgggggccccagtttgagaaccactggcttAGAGTACTAGAAAGCACAGGAATTTCAACCAAGAAACATGTTTATAGAatctaatatataatataatctatTAGGAATCTAATAGATACCTGTCCTCTTCATGGATAGTCCTTCATCCTCCATAAAGGGGCTCTGAAATTATTGGAACATAGATTCTATGTTCAAAAGAACGGATGAACACAAagcacatacatgcatacatacaacAAACATGAAAAAGCCAACATATTTTGATATTACTACAAACTCTAGCTAAATTTCTACAGACCACAGTCATATACTGCATTTTATTTAGTAACTGCATTTTCCATTCTGGTACAGTATTTACTAggtgtattttttacagttgtacTGTATTATAGAAGGTCTGCTGTCTCGACTATTTCACTAACTGCAATGCATTGATATTAATGAAATAATCTGTTTGGAGGGTGACATTtaagccttaaagggacagttcacccaaagtgaaaattctgtcatgaattgctcacccccaagttgttccaaatcagtataaaatgttaacaactgacatttctgggacatcattgactaccataattgGAAAAACTATAACTGTAGTAAaaggtgcctcagaactgtttgctttcctaaatatcacattttgtattcaacaaaacagaaaaaaatacaatattttttcctactttggtaggcAATTAATTCAGATTGAAACTCCTAACATTACATACatctttattaatgttttaagcCTAAAGTGTTATAAGTTTATGAAAcattgtttcataaaaaaaaaatctctcactGACCTTCAACGTTTACCTTAGACGTCATTGTTAGGATTCACCTGTTTCATGATTTACTCTTTTTCTCTACGTTTGTTAAACTCTTACACGTCACAAATGCTTTGTGTGCACATTCTCAGACAGCAGACCGATGCTGATGTTGATTCACATACTGCGAAATAAGTTTTAGTTTGGACACAGAACTAAAACAAACTTAACTTAAGCCAACACTGTTAGGTTTAACACTATGATTTTACACCATTGCTGTCACTGATATTTCCTTCGGGAGATGGAGTTAATTCTTATGAATGATGCTTGTTGAATGCACATGGGCATTTCTCTGCACCGATCCCATTGAATCTGATCTCGGAGGCCTTGTCAACTGTTAAGGTTCCAAAAATAACcccaaacataaacacaatgtGCAAGCAACCAGAAATACTCGTTTGCTCATATATTATCCGTTGAACTACATAACTAAGGTTGATCACCACTAAAACATGCCCAGCGGGCTTGTGAACTGATCTTGCAGAACGTTATACTAGagcaaacatttgaaaacaaactttttgcACAAATAACACTATCAGTTCTTATGTCAGTTTGAGGAATTTGATTAGTGTTATGGTTCTCCCTACTGGTCTTACCTCCGTCAGAGGGTCCATGTCGGGGTCCCGCTGCTCAGTCGGGTGGCTGAGTGAGACAAAGGGGTTTTCGGTGGCGGAGCTGGCCTGACTAGAGCATACTTCAGCTGCACTCCAGTCCCCGCATGCAGAGCAAAATCTAAATCAGGAGAAAGAGCCGGTCCTGGCATGCAGAGGGAGGGCCGTGAGAGGGGGAGGAGAATCACAGATGTTGTGGCTGTGTGTACACAACACTCCTGTAATAtgcccctcacacacacacacacttatacactTAGGACATACACAGGCAACAGGGTACTTG is a window encoding:
- the prkag3b gene encoding 5'-AMP-activated protein kinase subunit gamma-3b isoform X1 — translated: MDPLTESPFMEDEGLSMKRTGPLQDPDSDAYAKFFMSHCCYDAIPTSSKLVIFDTTLQVKKAFFALVANGVRAAPLWDNKLQCFVGMLTITDFINILHRYYKSPMVQIYELEEHKIETWREVYLQCSLRSLVSITPESSLFEAIYSLLKHKIHRLPIIDPESGNVLHILTHKRILKFLHIFVRASVILQNEFHVESGNILTKYMFCKSQGSMNPKPQLLQKRIEEVEIGTFKSIATVRETETVYDALSIFVERRVSALPVVNEQGKVVALYSRFDVINLAAQKNYNNLNMTMREALQSCSGCIEGVLKCYPHETLEIIIDRIAEAEVHRLVLVDKEDVVRGIISLSDLLQALVLTPAGVDALFS
- the prkag3b gene encoding 5'-AMP-activated protein kinase subunit gamma-3b isoform X2 is translated as MDPLTESPFMEDEGLSMKRTGPLQDPDSDAYAKFFMSHCCYDAIPTSSKLVIFDTTLQVKKAFFALVANGVRAAPLWDNKLQCFVGMLTITDFINILHRYYKSPMVQIYELEEHKIETWREVYLQCSLRSLVSITPESSLFEAIYSLLKHKIHRLPIIDPESGNVLHILTHKRILKFLHIFGSMNPKPQLLQKRIEEVEIGTFKSIATVRETETVYDALSIFVERRVSALPVVNEQGKVVALYSRFDVINLAAQKNYNNLNMTMREALQSCSGCIEGVLKCYPHETLEIIIDRIAEAEVHRLVLVDKEDVVRGIISLSDLLQALVLTPAGVDALFS
- the prkag3b gene encoding 5'-AMP-activated protein kinase subunit gamma-3b isoform X3 is translated as MSHCCYDAIPTSSKLVIFDTTLQVKKAFFALVANGVRAAPLWDNKLQCFVGMLTITDFINILHRYYKSPMVQIYELEEHKIETWREVYLQCSLRSLVSITPESSLFEAIYSLLKHKIHRLPIIDPESGNVLHILTHKRILKFLHIFGSMNPKPQLLQKRIEEVEIGTFKSIATVRETETVYDALSIFVERRVSALPVVNEQGKVVALYSRFDVINLAAQKNYNNLNMTMREALQSCSGCIEGVLKCYPHETLEIIIDRIAEAEVHRLVLVDKEDVVRGIISLSDLLQALVLTPAGVDALFS